A stretch of DNA from Silvanigrella paludirubra:
TGATGAAATTTTAGAGGGTCCAAATGTACTTATTTTAGACTTAGACTCCAAACCTCCAAGAATCATATTAGCAAAAAAATATGATAAAATTCCAAATCGTTACGTTACGGATTGTGGAAATCATTTTTCTCAAGGTGAACCTTTTTTTGAAAGTTGGTGTGAATGGAGTGAAGATAATACAAAAACAAAAAAAAGAGCTTGTTTTTTATATCCCATTATATCTTACTGCCCTATGCCTCAGCCAGAAGAGAATATAGAGAAAAAAATAGCAGATACCTCACCAATACCAATAATTAAAACAAATAAAAATATCTCTACAAGTTCTCCAACAACTCTAACATCTGCATTAGAAATTTTGCCAACTCATATTCGTAGATCTGCTCGAACAAAGTTACAATTTTTAGCAAGAAGAATAACAAAACAAAAAATAGATTTACCTGATAACAACGAAATATCTAGATTACAAAAACAAAGTGAAGGATTAAAAACCAATTTATACTTATGGCCTGCCCATTCTTTAATTTGGTATGTTCCACCACAATTTATTGAAGAATTTGGAATGCCTGCTTTTTATTCATTAAAAAAACATGAAAAACCAGGAGATATTTTAAATAAAATTCATCATGAAATTGACATTTTAAAAAGACGTAAACAAGAATTAACAGTTAGAATTGCTGAAAGTATTCAAGCAGAATACGATTTTCAAAAATTAATTTCTGATAGCGCAGATGAATTAAAGTTTTTTATTGATAAATACACAAATGAAAATTTTCATTTGCAAAAAGACTCTAGTAAATTTTCAAAATACGTCTTAGATTTAATATTAGAAAAAGAAGAACTTCCTTCTGTTTCAAAACTATGCGGAACACTAGATATTTCATTGACTGAAGGAAAACAAGAAAAGAAAATTCGAGATGAAAAAGAGGGGCGACTTCCTTTTCGAGTTTATTTTTCATCAACGGGCGAATTTATTCGTGTTTCAAAATCTGCTGAAGATGGTGATAAAATGATAAAAATGATGCCATCAAATCATACCTGGCTTCACGTTCTTACAGGAGAAGGGAGCCATGTTTGGCTTGAAAAACCAAAAGGTGGAAAAAAAGCTTCGCAACAAGCAATTAGAGAAGCCTCTATTTTAGCAGTACACCATTCAAAACATAGTCGAGCACAGAGTGCTGAAATACAAATTGCCACTCGAGGCGATATTGAAAAAAGAAAAAATCTTGCC
This window harbors:
- a CDS encoding NFACT RNA binding domain-containing protein; this translates as MKDLIPQKNVSPEIRSNIAQLAIWTRKFSGPLHRAQNTSLQKITASEHGQLILSLYKPGDDRSTVLLSMKKGESGISTTHLKPLPLKQPNSIVQIARKYIHGRKIISSYAAMSPICIILEFGEPNKQLENYDEILEGPNVLILDLDSKPPRIILAKKYDKIPNRYVTDCGNHFSQGEPFFESWCEWSEDNTKTKKRACFLYPIISYCPMPQPEENIEKKIADTSPIPIIKTNKNISTSSPTTLTSALEILPTHIRRSARTKLQFLARRITKQKIDLPDNNEISRLQKQSEGLKTNLYLWPAHSLIWYVPPQFIEEFGMPAFYSLKKHEKPGDILNKIHHEIDILKRRKQELTVRIAESIQAEYDFQKLISDSADELKFFIDKYTNENFHLQKDSSKFSKYVLDLILEKEELPSVSKLCGTLDISLTEGKQEKKIRDEKEGRLPFRVYFSSTGEFIRVSKSAEDGDKMIKMMPSNHTWLHVLTGEGSHVWLEKPKGGKKASQQAIREASILAVHHSKHSRAQSAEIQIATRGDIEKRKNLAPGKVLVRRCETMLIKYDNSELQKLTAGTQ